A portion of the Marinobacter alexandrii genome contains these proteins:
- the bioB gene encoding biotin synthase BioB translates to MAEVRHNWTLEEIAEIYNRPLLDLVFEAQVAHRKYHNPQEVQVSSLISIKTGGCPEDCAYCPQAARYHTDIKVHKLMEVDEVRAQAESAKANGASRMCLGAAWREVRDNSDFDKVLNMVKTVNSMDMEVCCTLGMVSEDQAKKLADAGLYAYNHNIDTSEAYYDDIISTREYDDRLKTIDNVRKAKITVCSGGIIGMGESAEDRMGMLLTLANMDVHPESVPVNALVPVEGTPLAEQPRVAAHELVRMIATARLVMPASVVRLSAGREGMSLTEQALCFMAGANSIFAGDKLLTTPNPDFNDDKEMFNLLGLQPREAFKYDKKEAEVEA, encoded by the coding sequence ATGGCGGAAGTAAGACACAACTGGACATTAGAAGAAATTGCAGAAATCTATAATAGACCACTGCTCGACCTAGTATTTGAAGCTCAGGTAGCTCACAGAAAATACCATAATCCTCAAGAGGTGCAGGTCAGTAGTCTTATTTCCATCAAAACTGGGGGGTGCCCAGAAGATTGCGCTTACTGCCCGCAAGCTGCGAGGTACCATACCGACATCAAAGTGCACAAACTGATGGAAGTAGATGAGGTAAGAGCTCAAGCTGAATCTGCCAAAGCAAATGGCGCTTCAAGAATGTGTTTAGGAGCTGCCTGGAGAGAAGTCAGGGATAACAGTGATTTCGATAAAGTATTGAACATGGTGAAAACGGTGAACAGTATGGATATGGAAGTATGTTGTACTCTGGGAATGGTCTCAGAAGACCAAGCTAAAAAATTAGCTGATGCTGGATTGTATGCCTACAACCACAACATTGATACATCAGAAGCTTATTATGATGACATCATCAGCACAAGAGAATATGACGATCGATTAAAAACCATTGATAATGTGAGAAAAGCGAAGATCACTGTTTGTTCGGGCGGTATCATTGGCATGGGTGAGTCAGCAGAGGATAGAATGGGCATGCTACTCACATTAGCCAATATGGATGTTCATCCAGAGTCAGTTCCTGTAAACGCACTAGTACCTGTCGAAGGAACTCCACTAGCAGAACAGCCAAGAGTAGCGGCACATGAGTTGGTGAGAATGATTGCAACTGCTCGTCTAGTAATGCCAGCCTCTGTCGTAAGGCTGTCAGCTGGAAGAGAAGGAATGAGCTTGACCGAACAAGCCTTATGCTTTATGGCTGGCGCAAATTCGATTTTTGCTGGAGATAAACTACTTACGACTCCCAACCCAGACTTCAATGACGACAAAGAAATGTTTAATCTACTTGGATTGCAACCAAGAGAGGCTTTCAAATACGACAAAAAAGAAGCAGAAGTAGAAGCTTAA
- the bioD gene encoding dethiobiotin synthase, with amino-acid sequence MKDQRFIVAGIGTDTGKTVVSAILCEALKADYWKPVQAGDLENTDSHKVQRWSPNTTVHSEAYRLTQPMSPHAAASIDNVHVDEAELSIPETKNRLIIELAGGLMVPMREDYLNIDWVAKTGLPVVLVSNYYLGSINHTLLSLNLLKQQNIPLLGIIFNGQKNPSTFDVIMKRTGAKCLLEIEKEESIMPEIIRKYAARLKL; translated from the coding sequence ATGAAAGATCAAAGATTTATCGTAGCAGGAATAGGCACAGATACCGGAAAAACAGTCGTATCGGCAATCCTATGTGAAGCACTGAAAGCAGATTACTGGAAACCCGTTCAGGCAGGAGATTTAGAAAACACCGACTCTCACAAAGTACAACGCTGGTCACCAAATACTACTGTTCATTCAGAAGCCTATCGGTTAACCCAGCCCATGAGTCCGCATGCTGCTGCATCTATTGACAATGTTCATGTAGATGAAGCTGAACTCAGCATACCAGAAACCAAGAATAGGTTGATTATTGAATTAGCAGGAGGCTTAATGGTCCCTATGAGAGAGGACTATTTGAATATTGACTGGGTTGCCAAAACAGGACTCCCAGTAGTCTTAGTTTCCAACTATTACTTGGGCAGCATCAACCATACATTGCTTTCACTCAATCTACTTAAGCAGCAAAATATTCCTTTGTTAGGCATCATTTTCAATGGACAGAAGAATCCGTCTACCTTTGATGTGATCATGAAAAGAACGGGAGCAAAGTGTCTACTTGAGATCGAAAAAGAAGAATCAATCATGCCAGAAATCATCCGGAAGTATGCAGCAAGACTCAAACTTTGA
- a CDS encoding tetratricopeptide repeat protein codes for MKLPALAFLICITFSVRSQISLSKNSLEEIVDAQLTCDSTLLLLNRLNIDKSDASSLKAEAILQLGLAHYCLGQFEPALEQYQRSLDIFKSLNSKEKPAEILNLIGTLQKKQQNFDLASDYFLEGLKYANEKNDSIGIGNSLNNLGVLHFQKNELEISLDYYLRSTKVKFAIGDTIGLSYNYDNLGMVYTQLAKYDSAQHYFELAAKYKLIIKDEVGYAIVKNNIGEMLLEIGETNQAETYFEEALNVARKVSFPDFEKHVLQMLSLVEERRGEYASALKYYKDHVKVKDSLFNERKSQQLAEVETKYQTEKKETEIQTQKAEIKQKNTQLIGSAAIILLLIFLFIQFKQQMKLKSEKLKEESQRIAREAEITATISSQEKERSRYARDLHDGFGQMISLLNMNLKNLEEGAKPDERQKVFESSSQVIEEMYKELKNICFDLMPQTLIQNGLKSAFEEFTGRINQSGKVFVELDVFGLNKRLTEIQEVSLYRISQEWINNILKYSNADKITLQITKDDHEITLLIEDNGIGFDKSLLTSGKGNGWKNLNTRTNLIKGELDLETQPKKKGNTLIINAPSKISLSKKENTLEMV; via the coding sequence ATGAAATTGCCTGCCTTAGCATTTCTTATTTGTATCACTTTTTCAGTTCGCTCACAAATTAGCCTTTCAAAAAACTCATTGGAAGAAATTGTGGATGCACAGCTGACGTGCGACAGTACACTTCTGCTGCTTAACCGTCTAAACATTGACAAATCGGATGCTTCATCTTTAAAGGCTGAAGCAATTCTTCAGTTAGGATTAGCACACTACTGCTTGGGACAATTCGAACCTGCCTTGGAGCAATATCAAAGATCATTAGACATATTTAAGTCGCTTAATTCAAAAGAAAAGCCGGCCGAAATTCTTAACCTCATAGGCACTTTGCAGAAGAAGCAACAAAACTTCGATTTAGCCTCAGACTACTTTTTGGAAGGTCTGAAATATGCTAATGAGAAAAATGATTCAATAGGTATTGGAAATAGTCTCAATAATCTCGGAGTACTCCATTTTCAAAAAAATGAGCTAGAAATATCATTAGACTATTACCTAAGATCTACAAAGGTAAAGTTCGCAATAGGAGATACTATCGGGCTCAGCTATAATTATGACAACCTTGGAATGGTGTATACACAGCTAGCCAAGTATGATAGTGCACAACACTATTTTGAATTAGCTGCAAAATATAAGCTCATTATAAAAGATGAAGTGGGGTATGCTATTGTAAAAAATAATATTGGGGAGATGCTACTCGAAATAGGTGAAACCAATCAAGCTGAAACTTATTTTGAAGAAGCACTGAACGTTGCGCGGAAAGTGTCTTTTCCCGACTTTGAAAAGCATGTTTTACAAATGCTCTCATTGGTAGAAGAACGTAGAGGCGAATATGCTAGTGCGCTAAAATATTATAAGGATCATGTAAAAGTAAAAGACAGTCTTTTTAACGAACGAAAAAGTCAGCAATTAGCAGAGGTTGAGACTAAATATCAGACAGAAAAAAAGGAAACAGAAATACAAACTCAGAAAGCGGAGATCAAACAAAAAAACACTCAATTAATCGGCTCAGCAGCAATTATTCTCTTGTTGATATTCCTTTTCATTCAATTCAAACAGCAGATGAAACTAAAATCTGAAAAGCTCAAAGAAGAGAGTCAAAGAATAGCGCGTGAAGCAGAAATAACAGCAACCATTTCCTCACAGGAAAAAGAACGCTCACGCTATGCAAGAGATTTACACGATGGGTTTGGGCAAATGATTTCACTACTCAACATGAACCTTAAAAATCTTGAGGAAGGTGCCAAACCAGATGAACGCCAAAAAGTTTTTGAATCATCTTCTCAAGTCATAGAAGAAATGTATAAGGAATTAAAAAACATTTGTTTTGACCTTATGCCGCAAACATTGATTCAAAATGGTCTTAAAAGTGCATTCGAGGAGTTTACTGGGCGCATCAATCAATCAGGAAAAGTGTTTGTGGAGCTTGATGTTTTTGGCTTAAACAAGCGTTTAACCGAAATTCAGGAGGTATCACTTTATCGTATTTCTCAAGAATGGATCAACAATATATTGAAGTACTCCAATGCTGATAAAATAACACTTCAGATCACAAAAGATGATCACGAGATAACGCTGCTCATTGAGGATAATGGTATTGGATTTGATAAATCTCTACTCACCTCAGGGAAAGGGAATGGATGGAAAAATCTGAACACTAGAACCAACCTCATTAAGGGTGAATTAGATTTAGAAACACAACCTAAGAAAAAAGGAAATACGTTGATCATCAATGCCCCAAGTAAGATTAGTTTATCAAAAAAAGAAAATACCCTGGAAATGGTATAG
- a CDS encoding pyridoxal phosphate-dependent aminotransferase family protein, giving the protein MNSYQKALQERQKQHLLRTLPLPPEGIDFYSNDYLGFAKSKELSKSIDKEIQSSDCTNGATGSRLLSGNSDYAEQVEQKVADFHQVESSLVYSSGYAANLGLISCLATRETTLICDELIHASLIDGARLGVSKKIKFKHNDVEDLSAKLQSCDGQKLVIVESVYSMDGDICPLEEITNICEQFEAMLIVDEAHSIAVYGEKGEGLTQALGLEEKVMARIVTYGKGPGIHGAAVVGPMWLKDYQVNFSRSLIFSTAPTGHHFAAISAFYDYLPYATSERKKLQDRINYFIEQRKESTLDWLDSPSQIQSLIIPGNENVIAIGNQLMDAGINALPIRKPSVAEGSERIRFCLHAYNTQEEIDLLFEILNK; this is encoded by the coding sequence ATGAATAGCTATCAAAAGGCACTCCAAGAAAGACAAAAGCAACATCTGTTGCGAACTCTTCCCCTCCCACCAGAGGGGATTGATTTTTATTCCAATGACTATTTAGGATTCGCTAAATCCAAAGAACTATCAAAATCGATAGATAAAGAAATCCAATCTTCCGATTGTACAAATGGTGCCACAGGTTCGAGACTACTCAGCGGAAATTCTGATTATGCAGAGCAGGTAGAACAAAAAGTTGCTGACTTTCATCAAGTAGAAAGCTCTTTGGTTTATTCCTCAGGTTACGCGGCAAACCTTGGACTAATCTCCTGTTTAGCAACCAGAGAAACGACACTTATTTGCGACGAGCTTATTCATGCCAGCCTGATAGATGGCGCTCGTTTAGGAGTATCTAAAAAAATTAAATTCAAGCATAATGATGTTGAAGATCTCAGCGCAAAACTTCAAAGCTGTGATGGTCAAAAATTAGTCATAGTAGAATCGGTATACAGTATGGATGGTGATATCTGCCCTCTGGAGGAAATAACCAATATATGCGAACAGTTTGAAGCGATGTTGATTGTAGATGAAGCTCATTCAATAGCAGTTTACGGTGAAAAAGGTGAAGGACTTACTCAAGCACTAGGTCTAGAGGAAAAAGTCATGGCAAGAATTGTGACCTATGGAAAAGGTCCAGGAATTCATGGGGCGGCAGTTGTTGGGCCGATGTGGCTTAAAGATTATCAGGTAAATTTTTCTCGTTCATTAATCTTCTCTACTGCTCCAACTGGACATCATTTTGCAGCTATCTCTGCATTTTATGATTATCTCCCCTATGCAACGAGTGAAAGAAAAAAGCTTCAAGATCGCATCAATTACTTTATTGAACAGAGAAAGGAATCTACTTTAGACTGGCTCGATTCCCCGTCTCAAATTCAATCATTGATTATTCCTGGAAATGAAAATGTGATCGCCATAGGTAATCAGCTAATGGACGCTGGAATAAATGCACTGCCCATTAGGAAACCGAGTGTCGCAGAGGGGTCTGAACGAATTCGTTTTTGCTTACATGCATACAACACCCAGGAAGAAATAGATTTGCTATTTGAAATCTTGAATAAATGA
- a CDS encoding response regulator transcription factor: protein MNLLSFIRGDKSAKMKIFLTDDHAILLGGLVKILSSEDVFEVIGTAGSVQETLDSLTRKSPDLLITDYNLPDDDGLTLVRRVKQKYPSVKIIVLSMHDEAHLIKEILKEGVDGYILKKDSHEELINAVRAVKNGKVYLSSDVNTMLMRGLNGTGEQKLLTDREREILKLISKEYTNKQMAEELFISERTVETHRKNIFRKTGTNNLVGLIKFAYANNLI from the coding sequence ATGAATTTACTATCTTTCATCAGAGGAGATAAATCCGCCAAAATGAAAATATTTCTTACTGATGATCACGCCATATTATTGGGTGGTCTTGTGAAAATTCTTTCTAGCGAAGATGTATTCGAAGTAATTGGAACTGCTGGTTCTGTTCAAGAAACACTGGATTCCCTAACCCGAAAGAGTCCCGATCTTTTGATTACAGACTATAATTTGCCCGACGATGATGGGCTTACACTGGTTCGAAGGGTAAAACAAAAATACCCTTCCGTCAAAATCATTGTGCTAAGTATGCATGATGAAGCACATTTAATCAAAGAGATCCTAAAAGAAGGAGTGGATGGATACATTCTAAAAAAGGACTCTCATGAGGAATTGATCAATGCCGTTCGAGCCGTAAAAAATGGTAAAGTCTATCTAAGTTCGGATGTCAACACCATGCTAATGAGAGGGTTAAATGGCACTGGGGAACAAAAACTTCTGACTGACCGTGAACGAGAAATTCTTAAGCTAATCTCCAAAGAGTATACAAACAAGCAGATGGCCGAAGAGCTATTCATAAGTGAACGAACGGTAGAGACTCACCGCAAAAACATCTTCAGAAAAACAGGTACCAATAACTTAGTTGGACTCATAAAATTCGCTTACGCTAACAATTTGATCTAA